From Neobacillus sp. PS2-9, the proteins below share one genomic window:
- a CDS encoding toll/interleukin-1 receptor domain-containing protein has protein sequence MDIKQINKLSRDFRTNSSRLLSTKFGSEQTDLSRFLLFIENSPLIMKFINECTVETINFEEIIGQKGWNDKLVLPLDTKEEVSYIYQLLKYIEANQSFIHVSMGYGDGKKYQEHIDAFNHQVTIQLVNHIREYFEDIIVGIEPVTPEVVEEMKPKIFISYCWADAAFADLIDNDFKAMGYTLTRDIRGLKFKDSIKEFMESIGKHDFVISIISDNYLKSVNCMYEISEVMRLREYKEKMLLVILKDTDIDLLPSQSEKQTQFAVNIYSLLERVKYINYWAEEYKRNEDIINTIDDDLHKIQPLQELKRIRSISDNVSDFLSAISDWNNTDLNKLKKSNYAAFIEEMNSTVK, from the coding sequence ATGGATATAAAACAAATTAATAAACTTAGCAGAGATTTTAGAACAAATTCTTCAAGATTACTTTCAACAAAATTCGGGTCAGAACAAACAGATTTATCAAGGTTTTTATTATTTATAGAAAATAGCCCATTAATCATGAAATTTATAAATGAATGTACTGTAGAAACGATTAATTTTGAAGAGATAATAGGACAAAAAGGATGGAATGATAAATTAGTATTGCCATTAGACACAAAAGAGGAAGTTTCATACATCTATCAGTTGTTAAAATATATTGAAGCGAATCAGTCGTTTATTCACGTTAGTATGGGGTATGGAGATGGTAAAAAATACCAAGAACATATAGATGCATTTAACCATCAAGTAACAATTCAATTAGTAAACCATATTAGAGAGTATTTTGAAGATATTATTGTTGGAATTGAGCCAGTTACACCTGAAGTTGTTGAGGAAATGAAACCAAAGATTTTTATTTCATATTGTTGGGCGGATGCAGCATTTGCTGATTTGATTGACAATGATTTTAAAGCAATGGGATATACTTTAACACGAGATATTCGGGGATTGAAATTTAAGGACAGTATAAAAGAATTTATGGAATCAATCGGTAAACACGATTTTGTCATTAGTATTATAAGCGATAATTATTTAAAATCTGTCAACTGTATGTATGAAATTTCAGAGGTCATGCGTTTACGTGAATACAAAGAAAAAATGCTGTTAGTAATTCTAAAGGATACAGATATTGACTTATTACCTTCTCAATCTGAAAAGCAGACTCAATTTGCAGTGAATATTTACTCTCTTCTAGAGAGAGTTAAGTACATTAATTATTGGGCAGAAGAGTATAAAAGAAATGAAGATATTATTAATACAATCGATGACGATTTACATAAAATTCAACCCTTACAAGAACTAAAAAGAATACGAAGCATTTCTGATAATGTTAGTGATTTTCTATCAGCAATCAGTGATTGGAATAATACCGATTTAAATAAATTAAAAAAATCTAATTACGCTGCTTTTATAGAAGAAATGAATTCAACTGTAAAATGA
- a CDS encoding type II toxin-antitoxin system RnlB family antitoxin encodes MKKVSIEFLNDSSYSALLTTLSSESPIDLLRDFEEENSFVCSGKIIVDNILHSGNNSDRFIELLCENGKINYSSVNFIQIERKNDLRVKANNTLRQYPNIINNSILNNSQKKLLLHGISI; translated from the coding sequence ATGAAGAAAGTCTCAATTGAATTTTTGAATGACTCTTCTTATTCTGCTCTTCTAACTACTTTAAGTTCGGAAAGTCCAATTGATTTACTTAGGGACTTTGAAGAAGAAAATAGTTTTGTTTGCTCTGGTAAAATAATTGTGGACAATATTTTGCATTCAGGGAATAATTCAGATCGCTTTATAGAATTACTCTGTGAAAACGGAAAAATAAACTATAGTTCTGTAAATTTTATCCAAATCGAAAGAAAAAATGATTTAAGGGTTAAGGCAAATAACACTTTAAGACAATATCCAAATATAATTAACAACTCCATTTTAAATAATAGCCAAAAAAAATTGCTACTTCACGGTATCTCTATTTAG
- a CDS encoding viroplasmin family protein, which produces MAKKKYYAVKAGRVAGIYETWAECKEQIDGFSGAAYKGFTTKEEAEQFIGVISSSSSLPINQSENSSADINTYISAIDDTTLVAFVDGSYDHQSMVYGYGVVLVGKDGTTEEIIGSDNNKDYVDSRNVAGEIEGVQSAITHAVGKGYKKIAIFYDYTGIEKWAVGEWQAKTAIAKDYVVFVTDMRRCIDIEFHKVKAHSGIEYNEKADELAKKSLLKKGIKNNSDGCVTVTGIDKGEFVSIFELLELSNAEIRIQEAGKAKKCTNFILSLNNDKIVVSCYNNGTTTIQGKQSKLLEELMMLVVELLPNKGEVVELLNDYYEVNIEESEIFTKFNHLLPNFDKNKTNDQKLINTLNQAVYNTMLKGKRPDYTDLATPSLRVIEYYMYKILVSKGIVRLDDNVHGFKCFDKIDDVYYLQQAHQIHYTAEQVSHINDLYNFYQNHRNTLNHWDKNGVTRVLKTMEEARILIFDNLELIDKYYTVF; this is translated from the coding sequence TTGGCTAAGAAAAAATATTATGCAGTAAAAGCTGGTAGAGTGGCGGGTATTTACGAAACATGGGCTGAATGTAAAGAGCAAATAGATGGCTTTTCTGGAGCGGCTTATAAGGGATTTACAACTAAAGAGGAAGCTGAACAGTTCATCGGTGTTATATCTTCTTCCTCTTCATTGCCTATTAATCAAAGCGAAAATAGTAGCGCAGACATCAATACATATATTAGTGCTATTGACGATACAACGTTAGTTGCATTTGTAGATGGAAGTTACGATCATCAATCAATGGTTTATGGATATGGTGTAGTTTTAGTAGGTAAAGATGGGACAACAGAAGAAATAATTGGTTCAGATAATAATAAGGATTACGTGGATTCACGGAATGTAGCTGGTGAAATAGAAGGTGTACAAAGTGCCATTACTCATGCCGTTGGTAAAGGATATAAGAAAATAGCTATTTTTTATGACTATACGGGTATTGAAAAGTGGGCTGTAGGAGAATGGCAAGCAAAAACCGCTATTGCAAAGGATTATGTTGTCTTTGTTACGGACATGAGACGGTGTATAGATATTGAGTTCCATAAGGTAAAAGCACATTCTGGTATAGAGTATAATGAGAAGGCAGATGAATTAGCTAAAAAGTCTTTATTAAAAAAGGGCATTAAAAATAATTCTGATGGTTGTGTTACTGTAACAGGTATCGATAAAGGAGAGTTCGTAAGTATTTTTGAACTTCTTGAATTAAGTAACGCTGAAATTAGAATTCAGGAAGCTGGAAAAGCAAAAAAATGTACAAATTTTATCCTATCGCTTAATAATGATAAGATTGTTGTTTCCTGTTATAATAATGGAACAACAACAATTCAAGGTAAGCAATCTAAATTGCTTGAAGAATTAATGATGCTGGTTGTAGAGCTTTTACCTAACAAAGGTGAAGTTGTTGAATTGCTGAATGATTATTATGAAGTAAATATTGAAGAAAGTGAAATATTTACGAAATTTAATCATTTGCTACCTAATTTTGATAAAAATAAAACTAATGATCAGAAGTTAATAAATACACTTAATCAGGCAGTTTATAATACAATGCTAAAAGGAAAAAGGCCTGATTATACCGATTTAGCGACACCTTCTCTTAGGGTTATTGAATATTATATGTATAAGATACTTGTAAGTAAGGGTATAGTGAGACTAGATGATAATGTGCATGGATTTAAATGCTTTGATAAAATCGATGATGTTTATTACCTTCAACAAGCACATCAAATTCATTATACAGCGGAACAGGTATCTCATATAAATGATCTTTATAATTTTTACCAAAATCACAGGAATACTTTAAATCATTGGGATAAAAATGGCGTTACAAGGGTTCTTAAAACAATGGAAGAAGCAAGAATATTAATATTTGATAATCTAGAATTAATTGATAAATATTATACTGTATTTTAG
- a CDS encoding TnsD family transposase has product MIGFIPKLYSNELLYSFVARYHQYCANKSPKHTSIDLFEHPMQLAVPDLPLKIGKLINHLSLFIDLDEEELINSHTFYNYYSNFISLDKKAFVKDAMISGNNKGAVHMMTGVMASAIKDKKFFHHCPLCLDEDINLYGETYWRVDHQLPGVFVCVRHNIVLHESSVPYRSKQRNLFVAASKNHCIKPCLNNISLKTLEHLCCLARHCIKIATKSYNFEIKILQSKYKNLLRQKGLLTINGIVKQKELSEQFKLFYGEEVLNILQSNVCYEDSNCWLKALTRKHRKTFHPVRHILLIHFLGETLESIQHIENIKDNPFGDGPYICLNKAADHYERPIITKIEITSCSKTKQLIGTFKCECGFYYTRKQEFSNVYKISRIKQFGTIWLNTVHDLIHTKKMSYRAVARQLDVDTNTIIKYSKEKHLIANKEKPVDNDVCKIKKQEWVALIEKNKDHSITRIRRENPALYLFLYRNDKKWLNDNSPKKVRDSNKTIIDWDNRDLIIKNEILMAASHILKHEPPRRITISSIGSEIGKRTLLQKHMHKLPKSNAILNNYLEDTSVFQLRRVRFILSKLKERNEEITEWKVKRVAGLKTPLKPEVKSLIKEILEN; this is encoded by the coding sequence ATGATTGGTTTTATTCCTAAGCTATATTCAAACGAATTACTATACAGCTTTGTTGCTAGGTATCACCAATATTGTGCTAATAAAAGTCCAAAGCATACTTCAATAGACTTATTTGAACATCCGATGCAATTAGCAGTCCCTGATTTACCATTAAAAATAGGTAAATTAATAAACCACCTAAGTCTTTTTATTGATTTAGATGAAGAGGAATTGATAAATAGTCATACTTTCTATAATTACTACTCCAACTTTATTTCGTTGGATAAAAAAGCATTTGTTAAAGATGCCATGATTTCAGGTAATAATAAAGGCGCTGTACATATGATGACTGGAGTAATGGCTAGCGCTATAAAGGATAAAAAGTTCTTTCATCACTGTCCTCTATGTCTTGATGAGGATATAAATTTATATGGAGAGACTTATTGGAGAGTAGACCATCAGCTTCCGGGAGTATTCGTCTGTGTAAGGCATAATATTGTTTTACATGAAAGTTCAGTTCCATATCGTTCTAAACAAAGAAACCTATTTGTTGCTGCTTCAAAGAATCATTGTATTAAACCTTGTCTAAATAATATTAGTCTTAAAACACTTGAACATTTGTGTTGTTTAGCTAGGCATTGTATAAAAATAGCCACAAAATCATATAATTTTGAAATAAAGATACTCCAGTCAAAGTATAAAAACTTATTAAGGCAAAAAGGTTTATTAACTATCAATGGAATTGTTAAACAGAAGGAACTGAGCGAGCAGTTCAAGTTGTTTTATGGTGAGGAAGTATTAAACATTTTACAATCAAATGTCTGCTATGAAGATTCAAATTGTTGGTTAAAAGCTCTCACCAGAAAGCATAGAAAAACTTTTCACCCTGTTCGGCATATATTACTTATACATTTCCTTGGAGAAACACTTGAATCAATACAACATATTGAAAACATAAAGGATAATCCGTTTGGAGATGGCCCATATATCTGCTTAAATAAGGCCGCAGACCATTATGAAAGACCAATAATAACCAAAATAGAGATAACATCCTGTTCGAAGACTAAACAGTTAATAGGTACCTTTAAATGTGAATGTGGATTTTATTATACAAGGAAGCAAGAATTTAGTAACGTTTATAAAATTAGTCGGATTAAACAATTCGGAACAATATGGTTAAATACCGTGCATGATTTAATACATACCAAGAAAATGAGTTATAGAGCTGTTGCTCGGCAATTAGATGTAGATACCAACACAATTATTAAATATTCAAAAGAGAAACATCTAATTGCCAATAAGGAAAAACCAGTAGACAATGATGTATGTAAAATTAAAAAACAAGAATGGGTTGCATTAATTGAGAAGAACAAAGATCATAGTATCACCCGGATTAGGAGGGAAAACCCTGCGTTGTATTTATTCCTTTATCGAAACGACAAGAAATGGCTAAATGACAATTCTCCTAAAAAGGTAAGAGATTCTAATAAAACAATAATTGATTGGGATAATCGCGATCTTATTATAAAGAATGAAATTCTTATGGCCGCAAGTCATATTTTGAAACATGAACCACCACGACGAATTACTATTTCTAGTATCGGCTCAGAAATAGGTAAGCGTACTCTTTTACAAAAGCACATGCATAAACTACCTAAGAGTAATGCTATTTTAAATAATTATTTAGAGGATACTTCTGTATTCCAATTAAGAAGAGTTAGATTCATCTTAAGTAAATTAAAGGAACGAAATGAGGAAATAACTGAATGGAAAGTAAAAAGGGTGGCTGGTTTAAAAACACCACTTAAACCAGAAGTGAAATCATTGATAAAAGAGATTCTAGAGAATTGA
- a CDS encoding ATP-binding protein has protein sequence MDNTNKKDKHFPEAVYNPQEIVEYKGNPLIEALPPILSLGDAYGKMRFEPLYHEKERELSEEIRYHMLFRLQQFFQPVTQHLDLERRISRLIRSGYIARNPLDSKEAGYLSNNNPIVPTSASSFTLMGFSGIGKTSAIEKVLSLYPQVILHKHPINRIQVVWVKLNCPHDGSLKTLCMDFFLKLDEILGTNYLSKYGNPRNSISALVIHMGRIARIHCIGTLIIDEIQHLLTTKDSGSEKMMNFFVTLINEIGIPVILIGTMKAKAVLQKDFRQARRGSGQGDMVWEQMKFDDDWKMMIEEMWKYQWTSIFTPLTDELMEVLYKESQGILDIAVKLFSLAQSRAIETGNERITPKAIKQVGNEDLKLVQPMLKALRTGRESEIIKYEDITPMDLKEFLELRKSKIDLRASIQKKKDEQERQKKEFEVSQMEKAIHALITLGVDANDAEKAVRIVLKEPNVVNSTDIMVKALNQLEMKKKNKESQLKMINETKSENLLAKIIEKGKKDKKSAYEILLEQGYIGSPVDEFII, from the coding sequence ATGGATAATACGAATAAAAAAGATAAGCATTTTCCGGAGGCGGTATACAATCCACAAGAGATTGTTGAGTATAAAGGTAATCCATTAATTGAAGCACTGCCACCTATTTTATCATTGGGTGATGCTTATGGAAAAATGCGTTTTGAGCCACTTTATCATGAAAAAGAACGAGAATTATCTGAGGAAATAAGATACCATATGCTTTTTCGCCTTCAACAATTTTTCCAACCAGTTACCCAACATCTTGATTTGGAGCGTAGAATTTCAAGATTAATACGTTCAGGCTATATAGCAAGGAACCCTTTAGATAGTAAGGAAGCTGGATATTTAAGTAATAATAATCCCATTGTACCGACATCAGCATCAAGTTTTACCTTAATGGGATTCTCTGGTATAGGAAAAACATCAGCAATTGAAAAAGTTCTTTCTTTATATCCTCAAGTGATTTTACACAAGCATCCGATTAATCGAATACAAGTAGTATGGGTAAAATTAAATTGTCCACACGATGGCTCTTTGAAAACCCTTTGCATGGATTTTTTTTTAAAGTTAGATGAAATATTGGGTACCAATTATTTAAGTAAATATGGGAATCCTAGAAATTCTATAAGTGCCTTGGTTATTCATATGGGGCGCATTGCAAGAATTCATTGTATAGGAACTCTTATTATTGATGAAATTCAACATTTGCTTACAACAAAGGACAGTGGATCAGAAAAAATGATGAACTTTTTTGTTACGCTAATTAATGAAATTGGTATCCCGGTCATATTAATAGGGACTATGAAAGCAAAAGCGGTATTACAAAAAGATTTTAGGCAAGCAAGACGGGGGAGCGGCCAAGGTGACATGGTTTGGGAACAGATGAAATTCGATGATGATTGGAAGATGATGATAGAGGAAATGTGGAAATACCAGTGGACATCAATTTTTACTCCACTAACTGATGAACTAATGGAGGTTCTATATAAAGAAAGTCAAGGGATTTTAGATATTGCAGTCAAGCTGTTTTCTCTTGCCCAGAGTAGAGCAATTGAAACAGGAAATGAAAGAATAACACCAAAAGCAATAAAACAAGTAGGTAATGAAGATTTGAAACTAGTTCAACCAATGTTAAAAGCGTTGAGGACTGGAAGAGAATCAGAAATAATAAAATATGAAGATATAACACCTATGGACCTTAAGGAATTTCTAGAACTAAGAAAAAGTAAAATTGATCTAAGAGCTAGTATCCAAAAGAAAAAAGATGAACAAGAGAGACAAAAGAAAGAATTTGAAGTTTCTCAAATGGAAAAGGCAATCCATGCACTTATTACATTAGGAGTAGATGCCAACGATGCAGAAAAAGCTGTTAGAATTGTTTTAAAGGAACCAAACGTTGTTAATTCAACAGATATCATGGTAAAGGCATTAAATCAACTTGAAATGAAAAAGAAAAATAAAGAATCACAATTGAAAATGATCAATGAAACTAAATCAGAAAACTTATTAGCAAAAATAATTGAAAAAGGTAAAAAGGATAAAAAATCAGCTTATGAAATTCTTTTAGAACAAGGATATATAGGGTCTCCGGTAGATGAATTCATAATATAA
- a CDS encoding Mu transposase C-terminal domain-containing protein, with translation MNFYGNELIVDCETGKELRVLWISEDNKYVFVIDTKEPNAFPLLRKVEEIKDGIIEGGLLKKLSESPSKTCGIVSDKAIAGKDNAWNIIKDIVNQEPDIYFDKPRGKLINEVMKKHKISKPSVYKYLRKYWQRGKVPNALLPDFSNCGAIGQSKQNKNKNGRPGKYKELVSKVVITEEIRKIFRYTLQKYYFNQKKNQLPFAYKMMLKEFYLEDTYYENGEEKVILMDTEEIPSINQLRYFLKSEYSPKQITIPRIGKTKYEQLYREMMGNSTSESFGPGSRFQIDATIADVYLISEYNPDWIIGRPVVYLVVDVFSRLIAGMYVGLEGPSWIGAMMAIANTSSDKQMYCEEYGMKISKEQWPCEHLPQKLLADRGEFEGYNVERLTNAFNLVPENAAPYRPDWKGIVEKYFDVIQRRVKPLLPGYIEKDFRERGAKDYRLDAKLTLKDFTKIIIAEIIYHNNHHLIKDYPRNKDMIADEVMPIPIQLWNWGIKNSSGKLTYYPPEQIKLNLLPHGVATVTEKGIKFNKMHYSCDKAVKESWFSSARIKGTWNVDIAYDPRNMSTIYLISNNRMSYEVCRLLDYEEKYMGMAEVDIKYLHEYDDLQQRKYQHQEITEEINLINQIENTVSSAIQRSEELQSNDLSINERVKSINEHRSVEKERLREQEQFNLAANEKNLKYQQDIVIKNVEPSESEFKRKSIKELLQQKSIGDKIHG, from the coding sequence ATGAATTTTTATGGAAATGAATTAATTGTAGATTGTGAAACGGGAAAAGAATTACGTGTGCTATGGATAAGTGAAGATAATAAATATGTATTTGTTATTGATACAAAAGAACCTAATGCTTTTCCTTTATTAAGAAAGGTAGAAGAAATAAAGGACGGGATTATTGAAGGAGGTCTATTAAAAAAACTATCAGAGTCGCCATCAAAAACATGTGGAATAGTCAGTGATAAAGCAATCGCAGGTAAAGACAACGCATGGAACATTATTAAAGATATTGTTAACCAAGAACCTGATATTTACTTTGATAAACCAAGAGGGAAATTAATTAACGAGGTAATGAAAAAGCATAAAATTAGCAAGCCTTCGGTTTATAAGTATTTACGTAAATACTGGCAAAGGGGTAAAGTTCCTAATGCGTTGCTACCTGATTTCTCCAATTGTGGGGCAATAGGACAAAGTAAGCAAAATAAAAATAAAAATGGAAGACCTGGAAAGTATAAAGAGTTAGTATCAAAGGTTGTTATTACTGAAGAAATTAGGAAAATATTCAGATATACTTTGCAGAAATATTACTTTAATCAAAAGAAAAATCAACTACCTTTTGCTTACAAGATGATGCTGAAGGAATTCTATTTAGAAGATACATATTACGAGAACGGAGAAGAAAAAGTTATTTTAATGGATACGGAAGAGATACCATCAATTAATCAACTTAGATATTTTCTTAAAAGCGAGTATTCCCCAAAACAAATAACAATACCAAGAATAGGAAAAACAAAGTACGAACAACTTTATAGGGAAATGATGGGCAATTCAACAAGTGAATCCTTTGGACCGGGTTCTAGATTTCAAATCGATGCAACTATCGCTGACGTCTATTTAATTTCAGAATATAATCCGGATTGGATAATTGGAAGACCAGTTGTTTATTTGGTGGTTGATGTTTTTAGTCGTCTAATAGCAGGGATGTATGTAGGACTAGAGGGACCATCATGGATTGGCGCTATGATGGCTATTGCTAATACTTCTAGTGATAAACAAATGTATTGTGAAGAGTATGGTATGAAAATTTCAAAGGAACAGTGGCCATGTGAACATTTGCCGCAAAAGTTACTAGCAGATAGAGGGGAATTTGAGGGTTATAATGTTGAACGTTTAACTAATGCATTTAATTTAGTGCCTGAAAATGCAGCTCCATACAGACCTGACTGGAAAGGAATCGTTGAAAAATACTTCGATGTTATTCAGAGAAGAGTAAAACCTTTACTCCCTGGATATATAGAGAAAGATTTTAGAGAGAGGGGAGCTAAGGATTATCGTTTAGATGCGAAATTGACTTTGAAAGATTTTACAAAGATTATTATAGCAGAAATTATATATCATAATAATCATCACTTAATAAAGGACTACCCAAGGAATAAAGATATGATTGCTGATGAAGTTATGCCAATCCCTATCCAATTATGGAATTGGGGCATAAAAAACAGTTCGGGGAAATTAACCTATTACCCACCAGAACAAATTAAATTAAATTTGCTACCACATGGTGTGGCTACGGTAACTGAAAAGGGTATTAAGTTTAACAAAATGCATTATTCATGTGACAAAGCTGTGAAAGAATCATGGTTTTCTTCAGCAAGAATAAAAGGTACATGGAACGTTGATATCGCTTATGACCCTCGCAATATGTCTACCATCTATTTAATCAGCAATAATCGGATGTCATATGAAGTGTGCCGATTATTAGATTATGAAGAAAAGTACATGGGTATGGCGGAGGTTGATATAAAATATTTGCATGAATACGATGACCTTCAGCAAAGAAAATATCAACATCAGGAGATAACAGAGGAAATAAATTTAATAAACCAGATAGAAAACACTGTTTCCTCTGCAATTCAGAGATCTGAAGAATTGCAAAGTAATGATCTGAGTATTAATGAAAGAGTTAAATCAATTAACGAACATCGTTCAGTAGAAAAGGAACGTTTAAGAGAACAAGAACAATTTAACTTAGCTGCAAATGAAAAAAACTTAAAATATCAGCAAGATATAGTGATAAAAAATGTAGAACCATCAGAATCTGAATTTAAAAGAAAATCAATTAAAGAATTACTACAACAAAAGAGTATAGGTGATAAGATACATGGATAA
- a CDS encoding TnsA endonuclease N-terminal domain-containing protein yields the protein MAKRNTTWTEQKIEKYIKEGRGSGELENYKPWLTNQDFASKGRTHRPKSWKTNRIMQLFSDIEESYMYILDWADNVFDIREQFPLERELTLKIADQKKIKHPIDKNTGTPIVMTTDFLITVKKENGYIFFARCIKPAQELNDKRVIEKLEIERQYWENKGIDWEIVTNEDISKNLWKNIEYIHQSYRIDEDNRFLARLLYNELCNNEGKILRIINFFEKKYKLEDGLGISLFKYLLATKKVRVNMLDSINLREDVSILSFNDLQDEGKIS from the coding sequence ATGGCTAAAAGAAATACAACTTGGACTGAACAAAAAATTGAAAAATATATAAAAGAAGGACGAGGAAGCGGGGAGCTCGAAAACTATAAACCTTGGTTAACCAATCAGGACTTCGCATCAAAAGGGAGGACCCATAGGCCAAAAAGTTGGAAAACCAATAGAATAATGCAATTGTTCTCAGATATAGAGGAAAGTTATATGTATATTTTAGATTGGGCTGATAATGTTTTTGATATCAGAGAACAATTTCCCTTGGAGAGAGAATTAACTTTAAAAATAGCTGATCAAAAAAAGATTAAACACCCAATTGACAAAAATACCGGTACTCCTATTGTTATGACAACGGATTTTTTAATTACAGTTAAGAAAGAAAATGGATATATTTTTTTTGCAAGGTGTATAAAGCCAGCTCAGGAATTAAATGATAAGCGAGTTATTGAAAAGCTTGAAATAGAAAGACAGTATTGGGAGAACAAAGGAATAGATTGGGAAATTGTAACAAACGAGGACATCTCTAAGAACTTGTGGAAGAACATTGAGTACATTCATCAAAGTTACAGAATAGATGAGGATAACAGATTTTTAGCAAGGTTGTTGTATAACGAGTTATGTAATAACGAAGGAAAGATATTAAGAATCATTAACTTTTTTGAAAAGAAATATAAGTTAGAAGATGGATTAGGAATTAGCCTTTTTAAATATTTACTTGCCACAAAGAAAGTTCGAGTGAATATGTTAGATAGTATTAATCTTAGAGAAGATGTCAGTATATTATCGTTTAATGATCTACAGGACGAGGGAAAAATATCATGA